One stretch of Paenibacillus sp. FSL R5-0341 DNA includes these proteins:
- a CDS encoding NAD(P)/FAD-dependent oxidoreductase: MNEREVFDVTIIGGGPAGLFSAFYSGLREMKTKIIEFQPYLGGKVHVYPEKMIWDVGGLQPVPGAQLIEQIVNQGLTFQPEVVLGEKITSISKDEQGYFALHTASTEVHYSKTVILAIGGGILKPIKLEIEGAERFEVSNLHYTVKSLSHFKDKTVLISGGGNAAIDWANELALIAKQVYLTYRKDTLKGHEAEISRLGNSSVECLLNTTIEKLVATDDHQQIETVVLKRNEDGAALELAVDEVIINYGYERDKELLVNSHIQIDMKDHWIAGTPVSETSVPGIYAAGDILHHEGKLHLIAGAFQDAANAVNRAKLHVAPEANAHGMVSSHNDLFTQKNRELMKDLYTK, from the coding sequence ATGAACGAGCGTGAAGTATTTGATGTAACCATTATCGGTGGAGGACCCGCTGGTTTATTTTCGGCTTTTTATAGTGGGCTGCGTGAGATGAAAACGAAAATTATTGAATTCCAACCTTATCTGGGCGGGAAGGTACATGTTTATCCTGAAAAGATGATCTGGGACGTAGGAGGGTTACAACCTGTTCCCGGTGCCCAGTTAATCGAACAGATCGTCAATCAGGGACTGACATTTCAGCCAGAGGTAGTTCTTGGAGAAAAGATCACGTCCATATCGAAAGATGAACAAGGGTATTTTGCACTGCACACAGCCTCCACAGAGGTGCATTACTCCAAAACCGTGATCTTGGCTATCGGCGGAGGAATCTTGAAACCAATCAAACTGGAGATTGAAGGAGCAGAACGTTTTGAAGTGTCCAATCTACATTACACCGTCAAATCACTCTCCCACTTCAAAGACAAAACGGTTCTCATTTCCGGTGGAGGGAATGCGGCGATTGATTGGGCGAATGAACTCGCACTTATTGCCAAACAAGTCTATCTGACGTATCGGAAAGATACACTGAAGGGGCATGAAGCTGAAATATCTCGTCTTGGCAACAGTTCGGTCGAGTGCCTGCTTAATACAACGATCGAGAAGTTGGTCGCTACAGATGATCATCAACAGATTGAGACGGTTGTGTTGAAACGCAATGAGGATGGCGCAGCACTTGAGCTGGCAGTGGATGAGGTCATCATTAACTATGGCTATGAGCGTGATAAGGAATTGCTGGTCAACAGTCATATTCAGATTGATATGAAGGATCATTGGATTGCAGGAACGCCGGTCAGCGAGACATCCGTACCGGGCATCTATGCTGCGGGTGATATTTTGCATCATGAAGGAAAGCTTCATCTGATTGCCGGAGCGTTCCAGGACGCAGCCAATGCTGTGAATCGAGCGAAGTTGCATGTGGCACCTGAAGCGAATGCACACGGGATGGTCTCCTCGCACAATGATTTGTTTACTCAGAAAAATCGCGAATTAATGAAAGATTTGTACACCAAGTAA
- a CDS encoding LLM class oxidoreductase, translated as MDKKIDSIGQMERGQQSALNMGAFHNHSGFRRMFAPDQLTIGLFLPLRFYTGNMDVLKGQADLVDIIDQQHFASVWVRDVPLFDHGFRDAGQVFDPFVYLAYLAARTKNVSLVTGSAIFTLRHPIDLAKAAASIDVLSGGRLVLGIASGDRPAEFPAYGLHVDHRDERFRDTVKFFRELIQHNSPTIQSSLGQMSGLDLLPKPATGGIPLVVTGSSRQSLDWIAEHSDGWLTYPEATANDSGPRMLGHKINAWREKIPNGMFKPHMTNEWIDLVEDVNYPRTPLRGGYILRTGRAGLIQLLEEWRAVGVNHAALGIQFSSRPPAEVIQELAEEVLPLFPTHTGTAPIATGW; from the coding sequence TTGGATAAAAAAATAGACTCCATTGGACAAATGGAGAGAGGTCAACAATCCGCACTGAATATGGGTGCATTTCATAATCATTCCGGTTTCCGGCGTATGTTTGCCCCGGATCAATTGACAATAGGCCTATTTCTACCGCTTAGATTTTATACAGGTAACATGGATGTTCTGAAGGGTCAGGCTGACCTGGTGGATATAATCGATCAACAACATTTTGCATCCGTGTGGGTGCGTGATGTTCCGCTATTTGATCATGGATTCCGAGATGCAGGGCAGGTATTCGATCCATTTGTTTATCTTGCCTACCTTGCTGCAAGGACCAAAAACGTATCCTTGGTAACAGGAAGTGCCATTTTCACGCTTCGCCATCCGATTGATTTAGCCAAGGCAGCCGCTTCCATTGATGTACTTTCGGGCGGACGACTTGTACTAGGCATTGCATCAGGTGATCGTCCTGCTGAGTTTCCGGCATATGGATTACATGTGGATCATCGGGATGAACGTTTTCGAGATACCGTAAAATTCTTTCGTGAGCTGATTCAGCATAACAGTCCCACCATTCAATCATCGCTGGGTCAAATGAGTGGGCTTGATTTGTTACCTAAGCCTGCAACAGGTGGTATACCACTTGTTGTGACAGGTTCAAGTAGGCAATCCTTAGATTGGATCGCAGAGCACAGTGATGGTTGGCTCACCTATCCCGAAGCGACGGCTAATGACTCCGGTCCCCGCATGCTTGGACATAAGATCAATGCGTGGCGTGAAAAAATACCTAATGGCATGTTCAAGCCGCATATGACGAACGAATGGATTGATCTTGTAGAAGATGTCAATTATCCTCGGACACCACTTCGTGGCGGGTACATATTACGTACAGGACGGGCAGGTCTCATTCAGCTTTTGGAGGAATGGCGAGCAGTCGGCGTTAATCATGCTGCACTTGGTATTCAATTTTCGAGTCGGCCACCCGCCGAGGTGATCCAGGAGTTGGCAGAGGAAGTGCTGCCATTATTTCCGACGCATACAGGTACAGCTCCAATAGCTACCGGGTGGTAA
- a CDS encoding PLP-dependent aminotransferase family protein, translated as MIDLTLLLKRESEEPLYTQLYQYIKKEIMNGKLPAQTRLPSIRSLSVHLHISRNTVDLAYQQLLAEGYVLSKPRSGLYVMDLQLDTLPSSPHVRKQGWEDHALAHPSIQYNFRYGDVDAEHFPLATWRKLSNLSLQQNHQALFSYGDPLGEPGLRMEIAKYLHGSRGVNCSSDQIMIGAGIQYLLAVLSGLLKPDNRSIAMEEPGYDGARTIFQHHGLQLSPIPLETDGLHIQQLYESQSLIVYITPSHQFPYGMVMPLHKRMQLLKWAADQNGIIIEDDYDSEFRYVGKPIPSLQSLDSHQHTVYLGTFSKCLLPSIRIAYMVLPKHLLELHNKHNYRLYDQTVSRFHQNTLELFMRNGHWEAHIRKMRKVYRQKQSILISTIQQLMGSNVTIIGEDAGLHILLRVHNGMHEQQLIATAEKEGTRVYPVSPFWAQQAQAEQSMVQIGFGGLSMEDIQEGVHSLHRAWFGDRE; from the coding sequence ATGATCGATTTAACCTTATTGCTGAAGAGAGAGTCTGAAGAGCCGTTATACACCCAGCTATATCAATATATTAAGAAAGAAATTATGAACGGGAAGTTGCCAGCTCAGACACGGCTTCCATCCATTCGTTCGCTGTCTGTACACTTACATATTAGCCGTAATACCGTTGATCTGGCCTATCAACAGTTATTAGCAGAAGGTTACGTTCTAAGCAAACCAAGAAGTGGCTTATACGTTATGGATCTGCAATTGGATACCTTGCCCTCATCTCCTCATGTTCGTAAACAAGGGTGGGAAGATCACGCACTGGCTCATCCATCAATCCAGTACAATTTTCGATATGGTGATGTGGATGCTGAGCATTTTCCACTTGCTACTTGGCGTAAATTGTCCAACCTCAGCTTACAGCAAAACCATCAGGCCTTATTTTCTTATGGTGATCCACTTGGAGAACCTGGACTTCGAATGGAAATTGCCAAGTACCTGCACGGATCAAGAGGTGTGAATTGTTCATCAGATCAAATCATGATAGGTGCTGGCATTCAATATCTACTTGCCGTGTTATCTGGATTATTAAAACCCGATAACCGCAGTATAGCGATGGAAGAGCCTGGCTATGACGGTGCTCGAACGATTTTTCAACATCATGGTCTACAGCTTAGTCCGATTCCGTTGGAAACGGATGGGCTTCATATTCAGCAGCTCTATGAGAGCCAGTCCCTCATTGTTTACATTACACCGTCTCACCAGTTCCCCTATGGGATGGTCATGCCTCTCCACAAGAGAATGCAATTACTGAAATGGGCAGCAGACCAGAATGGCATTATTATTGAGGACGATTACGATAGCGAGTTTAGATATGTCGGTAAGCCGATACCTTCCTTGCAGAGTCTGGATAGCCATCAACATACAGTGTACCTGGGGACTTTCTCAAAATGCCTGCTCCCTTCAATACGTATTGCCTACATGGTTCTGCCTAAACACTTGCTGGAGCTTCATAATAAGCATAACTACCGTTTGTATGATCAGACCGTTTCACGTTTTCACCAGAATACCTTGGAACTTTTTATGAGAAATGGACATTGGGAAGCCCACATTCGCAAAATGCGCAAAGTATACCGACAAAAGCAATCCATACTGATTTCAACGATTCAGCAGCTGATGGGCTCTAACGTGACAATCATTGGTGAGGATGCAGGACTTCACATTTTACTGCGTGTACATAATGGAATGCACGAGCAGCAATTGATTGCCACAGCTGAAAAGGAAGGTACCCGAGTCTATCCGGTATCGCCCTTCTGGGCACAACAAGCTCAGGCTGAGCAATCCATGGTTCAGATCGGTTTCGGTGGTTTGAGTATGGAGGATATTCAAGAGGGCGTACATTCGCTTCATCGCGCTTGGTTTGGAGATCGTGAATGA
- a CDS encoding MarR family transcriptional regulator encodes MTRIVSKEEQIINLLNVLGNKISPKFERCTGISSSRFEILHELDQVDEINQSMLQKIINIDSAAITRHLKQLEADLMVTRRKNPEDNRVTFVRLTDHGRKQIEGYKAEKTNFINQILQDFSEDEVQALADYLERMQNNF; translated from the coding sequence ATGACACGTATTGTTTCCAAAGAAGAACAGATCATCAACCTGCTGAACGTGCTGGGCAACAAAATCAGTCCCAAGTTCGAACGCTGTACTGGCATCAGTTCTTCTCGCTTTGAAATTCTGCATGAACTGGATCAGGTCGATGAGATTAACCAATCCATGCTGCAGAAAATCATTAACATTGATAGTGCTGCGATTACACGCCACTTGAAACAGCTTGAGGCGGACCTGATGGTTACCAGACGCAAGAACCCCGAAGATAATCGGGTAACTTTTGTTCGTCTGACGGACCATGGTCGGAAGCAGATTGAAGGCTACAAAGCAGAGAAGACCAATTTCATCAACCAAATTTTGCAGGATTTCAGTGAAGATGAAGTTCAGGCTCTCGCCGATTACCTGGAACGTATGCAGAATAATTTTTAA
- a CDS encoding AraC family transcriptional regulator, with protein sequence MNLNDHIRLWNHVFVKILDVRQNALHPGEKLKNYQLPASTYLYIIDGSARIRMDQHRYIVDGFHIVHGGKHAYLNMETDSGVAYYMILYKAILALPCGMEIQHLMDHERPFQDQYALVPTRPLDMYQCMEELKREWEQSTKLAKLHARTLFHQWVYFLLEDLYRQSIQPYKPDTVMQAIDYMNAHLHEPIALDVMAEALECSVGHLSRLFKQKLNISPIQYLGQIRMERAAHLLVHTGATLQQIAEQVGYPDAHSLSRSFKKIKGLSPIRYKKGLSQRLSKPQKALELNHEQDLPSVMQENALHPLHPSLYNDIDYQYQKNVGGELLMQGKFKITALSMMLCLTLLLAACSSPAPSASSTQTETTATTTQSSNQAAESGKSTAQPETRTISTLRGDVVIPANPERVASDQYMGYLLKLGIIPVGVRTFMLNESWIEKSDIPADVIAGIEDLGGEFPMNLEKLVSLEPDLIIGSIDKNIEDYEKIATTVFLPYWEGETTSGPLEKLRRIAGVFGKEKEAEAWITTYEEKVEEAKKRIDGIIKDGETVSIVQIGNKAMYVMGADGGNYGSSTIYEMLKLPPTQQALEMKEGFESISLEVLPEYMGDHIFVYGSGDADAEEVLNSEVWKHLPAVQKGQVYAYGSFGDKGDEFVMEDPYSLELQLDTITNILLKAKK encoded by the coding sequence ATGAATTTGAATGATCACATCAGGCTGTGGAACCATGTTTTTGTCAAAATACTAGATGTACGCCAAAACGCTTTGCATCCTGGCGAGAAGCTGAAGAATTATCAACTGCCAGCGAGCACCTATCTATATATCATCGATGGAAGTGCTCGGATACGAATGGATCAACACAGATATATCGTGGATGGGTTCCACATTGTTCATGGGGGCAAGCACGCGTACTTAAACATGGAGACGGATTCGGGCGTGGCGTATTATATGATTTTGTACAAAGCCATTCTGGCGTTGCCCTGTGGTATGGAGATTCAGCATCTGATGGACCATGAACGTCCGTTCCAGGACCAATATGCACTTGTACCCACCCGTCCGCTAGACATGTATCAATGTATGGAGGAATTGAAACGGGAGTGGGAACAGTCCACGAAACTCGCAAAGTTACATGCCAGAACCTTATTTCATCAGTGGGTATATTTTTTGTTGGAAGACTTATATAGACAATCCATTCAGCCATATAAACCGGATACAGTCATGCAGGCTATTGATTATATGAACGCACATCTGCATGAACCTATAGCTCTTGATGTAATGGCAGAAGCATTGGAATGCAGTGTGGGACATTTATCCAGATTGTTCAAACAAAAGTTGAACATCAGTCCCATCCAATATCTTGGACAGATCCGAATGGAGAGGGCCGCACATCTTCTGGTGCATACGGGCGCTACGTTGCAACAGATTGCTGAACAGGTCGGTTATCCGGATGCGCATTCGCTGAGTCGCAGCTTCAAAAAAATCAAAGGACTATCTCCAATTCGCTACAAAAAAGGATTAAGCCAACGGTTAAGTAAGCCGCAAAAGGCATTGGAATTGAACCATGAGCAAGATTTGCCCAGTGTGATGCAAGAAAATGCCCTTCATCCGCTACATCCCTCTCTATATAATGATATTGATTATCAATATCAAAAGAATGTTGGAGGGGAATTACTGATGCAAGGAAAATTCAAAATCACAGCACTAAGCATGATGCTGTGTCTCACGCTATTACTGGCGGCCTGTTCCAGTCCTGCACCGTCTGCAAGTAGTACACAAACAGAGACTACTGCGACTACTACACAATCGAGTAACCAAGCAGCGGAATCAGGAAAATCGACTGCACAGCCAGAGACGCGAACCATCTCTACATTAAGAGGAGATGTCGTGATCCCGGCCAATCCGGAGCGTGTTGCTTCAGATCAATATATGGGTTATCTGCTGAAACTGGGCATTATACCGGTTGGTGTGAGAACGTTCATGTTGAACGAATCTTGGATTGAGAAGTCCGATATTCCTGCCGACGTCATAGCCGGTATTGAAGATTTGGGAGGAGAATTCCCCATGAATCTGGAGAAGCTGGTATCGCTTGAGCCAGATCTTATCATCGGTTCCATTGATAAAAATATCGAGGATTACGAGAAAATTGCAACGACTGTCTTTTTACCCTATTGGGAGGGTGAAACGACCTCAGGTCCACTCGAAAAACTGCGCCGGATCGCTGGTGTTTTTGGGAAAGAGAAGGAAGCAGAGGCATGGATTACAACTTATGAAGAGAAGGTCGAAGAAGCCAAGAAACGGATCGATGGTATTATTAAAGATGGCGAGACCGTATCCATTGTACAGATCGGTAACAAAGCGATGTATGTCATGGGCGCAGATGGTGGTAACTACGGTAGTTCCACCATCTATGAGATGCTGAAACTGCCTCCTACCCAGCAGGCATTGGAGATGAAGGAAGGCTTCGAAAGTATCTCCCTTGAAGTGCTGCCGGAGTATATGGGAGATCATATCTTCGTATATGGTTCGGGGGACGCAGACGCAGAAGAGGTACTGAACAGTGAAGTGTGGAAACATCTTCCTGCTGTGCAGAAAGGTCAGGTATATGCTTATGGCTCCTTTGGAGATAAAGGCGACGAGTTCGTGATGGAAGATCCATATTCACTGGAATTGCAGCTGGATACGATCACGAACATATTATTGAAAGCTAAAAAATAG
- a CDS encoding FAD-binding oxidoreductase, with product MKSSTKLTGRVIYKGDPGYEAARKNWDPHTDKYPKVFVFAQKTKDVSNAIKWARENNVPIRPRSGRHALEVNLSQVNGGIVIDVSDLNSIKLDKKNGTVVVGTGNRVGRIANTLAKQGFIAPFGDSPTVGIGGITLGGGIGPLQRTIGLISDNLLEVEMVDANGKVIRANKNRNSDLFWASRGGGGGNFGVYTRYKFKVRRAPAKATVFKITWPWSQFEEVLKVWQRWAPSVDTRLGSELSIGPKKGGNVLMEGLFLGSKTEALRLLRPITSVGTPTSSIVRLLPYTEVVKFLLQPDPTETQRYSNQFSSGFGRKPFPDKAIKSMRAFLENLEEGPGGFYFLNWGGAVSRKSPRSTAFFWRKEKFYVEWTSTWLKPSHAAKNIALARNTRKKLQPYIVGSYINVPDQGIKNSGPVYYGANYARLRRVKAKYDPKNVFNNPQSITPARRV from the coding sequence GTGAAATCATCAACAAAGCTTACCGGACGGGTTATTTATAAAGGAGATCCGGGATATGAAGCGGCGCGCAAGAACTGGGACCCGCATACCGACAAATATCCTAAAGTCTTTGTATTTGCTCAAAAAACGAAAGACGTCTCCAATGCCATCAAATGGGCTCGTGAAAACAATGTACCGATCAGGCCGCGTAGTGGCAGACATGCGCTTGAGGTCAATCTTTCACAGGTTAACGGCGGAATTGTGATTGATGTGAGTGATCTGAATTCCATTAAGCTTGATAAGAAAAATGGAACCGTTGTTGTGGGGACGGGTAATCGAGTGGGAAGAATTGCGAATACCCTTGCCAAGCAAGGATTCATAGCTCCTTTTGGTGATAGCCCTACCGTAGGGATCGGTGGAATTACATTAGGTGGGGGAATTGGGCCTCTCCAGCGTACCATCGGTCTTATCAGTGATAACTTGCTTGAGGTAGAGATGGTGGATGCCAACGGAAAAGTGATTCGGGCCAATAAAAATCGTAATTCAGATCTCTTTTGGGCCTCGAGGGGAGGAGGCGGTGGTAACTTCGGAGTATACACTCGTTACAAATTCAAAGTGCGCCGTGCTCCAGCGAAGGCTACTGTATTTAAAATCACCTGGCCATGGTCTCAATTCGAAGAGGTACTTAAAGTATGGCAGAGGTGGGCTCCCTCAGTTGATACGAGACTGGGCAGCGAGTTGTCCATCGGACCGAAAAAGGGTGGCAACGTCCTTATGGAAGGGCTGTTCTTAGGCTCTAAAACAGAGGCTCTCCGTTTATTACGGCCAATTACGAGTGTTGGCACACCGACAAGTTCCATTGTTCGTTTGTTACCTTACACAGAAGTTGTGAAGTTCTTATTACAACCTGATCCGACCGAGACTCAACGGTATAGCAACCAGTTCTCGTCCGGTTTTGGACGAAAACCATTCCCCGACAAAGCGATTAAATCGATGCGCGCATTTTTGGAGAACTTGGAAGAGGGACCAGGCGGGTTCTATTTCCTCAACTGGGGCGGAGCGGTAAGTCGCAAATCACCTAGATCTACCGCGTTCTTCTGGCGCAAAGAGAAGTTCTATGTGGAATGGACCAGTACGTGGCTCAAACCATCCCATGCCGCCAAAAATATCGCACTCGCTCGTAATACTCGCAAGAAATTGCAACCATACATTGTGGGTTCCTATATCAACGTTCCAGACCAAGGGATCAAGAATTCCGGTCCAGTGTACTATGGAGCCAACTATGCCAGACTGCGGAGAGTCAAAGCCAAGTATGACCCGAAAAATGTATTCAACAATCCGCAAAGCATCACGCCGGCTCGGAGAGTATAA
- a CDS encoding methylated-DNA--[protein]-cysteine S-methyltransferase, with translation MKSIHTEINWTTFTHTLFNDLPVNVAATERGLCLISMPDDTHMNMKEWVVKKFVHANLVEDQNRLSPYVEQLQGYCEGKSKAFDIPLDLQGTKFQISVWQALMTIPYGQIRSYLEIAKMIDHPKAIRAVGSTNGANPIPIVIPCHRVIGKNGTLTGYSGGLKMKEKLLQLEGYDRYTVSGHPRFNF, from the coding sequence ATGAAGTCAATTCATACTGAAATTAACTGGACAACCTTTACACATACTCTGTTCAACGACTTGCCAGTGAATGTAGCTGCAACGGAGCGAGGATTATGCCTGATATCTATGCCGGATGATACCCATATGAATATGAAGGAATGGGTCGTCAAGAAGTTTGTCCATGCAAATCTAGTTGAAGATCAGAACAGGCTTTCTCCATATGTGGAACAGTTGCAAGGGTATTGTGAGGGGAAAAGTAAGGCATTCGATATTCCTCTTGATCTACAGGGGACGAAATTTCAGATATCAGTGTGGCAAGCATTAATGACGATTCCATATGGTCAGATTCGCAGTTATTTGGAGATTGCGAAGATGATCGATCATCCCAAAGCCATCCGTGCAGTGGGCAGCACCAATGGAGCGAATCCGATTCCCATTGTCATTCCATGCCACCGTGTCATAGGCAAAAACGGAACATTGACTGGTTATAGTGGCGGATTAAAGATGAAAGAAAAGTTGCTTCAACTGGAAGGATACGATAGATACACGGTTTCGGGTCATCCTCGATTCAATTTTTAG
- a CDS encoding AraC family transcriptional regulator → MIDVDQLANTFASSHYEIHEVNRLVIQPRSILREFKTLKYGFLFVMRGEARMTVNGTIYELQSGSVFHAAPGMKMDSRVISETEYEYYAVFYGSDKIDEKKEQDVHNALKVHFKMDQAVNPRIVELLAMLQEHAYHSGGMEKLRVKQLFLSILVEVLMGYRQRESVTSPSEQVIEEALSYINVNYMNPLTLDELAETHGMNSKQFSYFFHKYTGLRPIDYVIHHRMERARDLLKSGNFLIRDVAISVGYPNPLYFSRVFKNKFGVSPSAYADQLERH, encoded by the coding sequence ATGATTGATGTAGATCAACTAGCCAACACATTTGCAAGCAGTCATTATGAGATACATGAGGTCAACCGATTGGTGATCCAGCCCAGAAGTATACTGCGTGAATTTAAAACTCTGAAGTACGGGTTTCTTTTTGTAATGCGTGGAGAAGCACGAATGACGGTCAATGGAACGATATACGAACTACAATCCGGGTCAGTGTTTCATGCGGCTCCTGGCATGAAGATGGATTCCCGAGTCATCAGCGAAACCGAGTATGAATACTACGCTGTATTCTATGGGTCGGACAAGATAGATGAGAAAAAAGAACAAGACGTCCACAATGCATTGAAGGTCCATTTCAAAATGGATCAGGCAGTCAATCCGAGGATCGTAGAATTATTGGCGATGTTGCAAGAACATGCTTATCATTCTGGGGGGATGGAAAAGCTTCGAGTGAAGCAACTATTTCTGAGTATCCTGGTCGAGGTTCTGATGGGGTACAGGCAGCGGGAAAGTGTAACTTCTCCGAGTGAACAGGTCATTGAGGAAGCTTTGTCTTACATTAATGTCAATTACATGAATCCGCTGACACTGGACGAGTTAGCAGAGACACATGGCATGAATTCCAAGCAGTTTTCCTATTTTTTTCATAAGTATACGGGATTACGACCCATTGATTATGTCATCCATCATCGTATGGAGAGGGCAAGGGATCTGTTGAAATCGGGGAATTTTCTTATCCGTGATGTAGCCATCAGTGTAGGGTATCCTAATCCGTTATATTTCAGCAGAGTGTTTAAAAATAAATTCGGTGTATCTCCCTCAGCATATGCGGATCAGTTAGAAAGGCATTAA
- a CDS encoding nitroreductase family protein, whose product MSTIESKFQKTNDFNEITYGRRSVKLYDPEVKISREEMTEILAEASRAPSSVNMQPWRFLVVDTAEGKEKLAPLAKFNQNQVLTSAAVVGVFIDMNNAEYLEEIFSKAVEHGYMPQEVKDAQVQFVKPYYDNMPAADLRDVNLIDAGLASMQLMLAARAHGYDTNPIGGYEKDQIAEAFGMDKERYQPVMLISIGKSAKEGHPSYRLPVDTITTWA is encoded by the coding sequence ATGAGTACAATTGAAAGCAAATTCCAAAAAACTAATGATTTTAACGAAATTACTTACGGTCGCCGTTCTGTTAAGCTTTACGATCCTGAGGTAAAAATCAGTCGTGAAGAAATGACAGAAATTCTGGCAGAAGCTTCACGTGCACCTTCTTCCGTTAATATGCAACCTTGGCGTTTTCTTGTTGTAGATACAGCTGAAGGCAAAGAAAAACTCGCGCCTCTTGCTAAATTCAATCAAAATCAAGTGTTGACTTCGGCAGCTGTGGTTGGCGTATTTATCGACATGAATAATGCTGAATACCTGGAAGAGATCTTCAGCAAAGCGGTAGAGCATGGTTACATGCCACAAGAAGTTAAAGACGCACAAGTTCAATTTGTTAAACCTTACTATGACAACATGCCTGCTGCCGATCTTCGCGACGTTAACCTGATTGATGCAGGTCTTGCTTCCATGCAATTGATGCTTGCTGCACGTGCTCATGGTTATGACACCAACCCAATCGGTGGTTACGAAAAAGATCAAATTGCAGAAGCATTCGGCATGGACAAAGAGCGTTATCAACCTGTTATGTTGATCTCGATCGGTAAATCGGCTAAAGAAGGCCACCCTTCCTACCGTCTGCCCGTAGATACAATCACAACTTGGGCATAA
- a CDS encoding putative quinol monooxygenase, producing the protein MIIIHAHLQVKPDQEQAFLASAKELIAATRQEEGNISYDLAKSTEQEQQYTMIELWKDEAATASHNTSAHFQAFVQQAAAFMAAPMNVEVFAGEQVKA; encoded by the coding sequence ATGATTATCATTCACGCGCATCTGCAAGTTAAACCGGACCAAGAGCAAGCATTCCTCGCATCTGCGAAAGAACTGATTGCTGCAACACGTCAAGAAGAAGGCAATATCAGCTATGACCTGGCGAAGAGCACAGAACAAGAACAACAATACACAATGATCGAGCTCTGGAAAGATGAAGCTGCTACAGCTTCCCACAACACAAGCGCGCATTTCCAAGCTTTTGTACAACAAGCTGCAGCATTCATGGCCGCTCCAATGAACGTTGAAGTATTTGCTGGAGAACAAGTTAAAGCTTAA